CCTCGAGACAATGCCGACATCGCATCGGCAAGGGCGCGGTATTCAGCGATAAAGCGGTTGGCATACTCAGCGACCTGGCTGACCTCGTTTTTCGGACAATCCTCTGGCAACACAAGCGGCTGGGGCATTTCTCCCTTCAAGACGCGGTAGAACAGTTCCGTGATTCTATCGATGTCTTCTTCCCGTGCTTCGATCATGGAACCATCTCTACCACACAGCCTTTACATCGAAACGGCATACCCGATCACCCGAACACCAGCAGTCCACTTCCTTCACCCGGAACTTCCTGCCGGTGTGGGCCGAAAGCAGGCCGCTGATGAAACCTTCATCGTACGTGCAGATCCGCTCGTCACAGGCGGGCAGACCGGAGCAGTCGAGGTCCTCGGCAACGGTTAGAGTGAAAGTAAGGTTCTCCATGTCCCCTCTTTCGATTCTCAGGATGCCAATGCCCATCTCCCTGAGAACATCCTGAAGCTCGGCCACGAACTCGGCGAAGGAACCTCGCTTGGTGATCAGGTTCTCGTAGAAGTGCTTTCCAGCCAGCTCGCCGGCATCATAGAACACACGATCGGCCGCCTCCACACCATGCTGTCTGATGAGTACGTCGCGGAGAGTAAACTGCATTAGGCGGTAGACGGCCACGTGCGCCGTGAAGCCGAGATTGGGCCGTCCGGTGTCCACCTTCCCAAGCATGGCCCATTCGAAGATCGGCTCAGTTCTCTCTTCTTTAAACATTCGCGGGTCCTCCCGATTGGCAGTTACTCAGTTGGCTCATGTCCTTCGCTCCGTCGCTGAAAGGGGCCCGGTGACGCGGACAATCACGTTGCCGCCCCCCTGCCGCAGGCTTGTCCGACGCCACAACCGGTCACGTCACCTTGTGCACCTTGAGGAAATTGGTGCCACGAGGCTGCATGGCCGGGATGCCCCCGAGGATCAAGATTGTGTCGCCCGAGGCGACGAGCTTGCGCCCCTGCAACGTGGCTTCCGCCAGGGCATTCAGGCCTTCGAACGTATCCGCCTGGCGATCGATAAGCAGCGGCCGGAGCCCCCAGACCAGGTTCAGGGCGTGATACACGCGCGGCTGATTCGTGACGGCAAAGACCGGCGAGCGCGGCCGCTCGCTGGCCACCCGTGCGGCCGTGTAGCCGCTCGCGGTCAAGACCACGATGCAGCGCGGCTTGAGCACCTGCTCGACCGTCCGAATAGCCTCCGTCAGCGCCTGGGTCTGCGTATTCCCCGTCGGCGGGTAGTTCTTGAACTCGATCTTCTCCTCCACCTCCTCGGCGATTCGGACCATCATCTCGACCGCCTGGACGGGATGAGCCCCGACGGCCGTCTCCCCTGACAACATCACGGCGTCGGTTCCGTCGATGATCGCATTGGCAACGTCGCTGGCCTCGGCTCGCGTCGGGCGTGCCTCCTGAATCATGCTTTCGAGCATCTGCGTGGCCGTGATGACCGGCTTGCCGCGCCGATTGCATTTCTCGATGATCTGTTTCTGGAGCAGCGGGACCTTCTCCGGGCTCATTTCCACACCCAGGTCGCCACGGGCCACCATCACGCAGTGTGTCTCTTCAACGATCTCGTCGAGATGCTCGATCGCCTGCGGTTTCTCGATCTTGGCGACGACTGGCTTGAACAGGCCTTTCTCTGCGATGAGCGACTTGAGCGTCCGGATGTCTTCCGCGCTCCGGACGAAGCTCAGCGACACCACGTCGACATTCTGGGAAAGCCCAAACTCCAGATCCTCCTTGTCCTTCGGCGTCAGCGAGGGCAAACGAAGGCGTAGATCGGGGAAGTTGACGCCCTTGCGGCTCTTCAAGGCGCCGCCCTGAATCACCCTGCATTCCACGCCGCGGCCGACGACTCGAGCGATCCGAAGTTCGAAAGCCCCGTCGGCCAACAGAACCTGCATGTCCGCCTTGGCTTCATCGGCCAGATGGGGATAGTCGATCGGGATGGTACCAGCCTGACCTTTGAAGTCGTCAAGCGGAACCAGGGTGACAACCGACCCCGGATCCAGTTGAATCTCGCCCGGCGGCGGGAGCTGCCCCACCCGGATCTTGGGCCCTTGCAGGTCCTGCAGGACGGTGACCGGCCGATCCAATTCTCGCGATGCTTCGCGCAGACAGGCGAGTGTCTTGGCGTGGTCGTCATAGCTGCCGTGCGAGAAATTGAACCGTGCCACATCCATCCCGGCCTGAATCAGTTGCCGGATGACGGCCGCCGAGTTGCTGGCCGGTCCCAATGTCGCGACGATCTTGGTGCGGCGGATGGAAGCACTCATGTTCGTATCCTCAAACGCACCGCACCCCCAATCACTGCGACACTCTTGCGTGACCCGCACGTCCCCGACAATAGTCTCTCGGCACAATTCTTGACCTGCGATCCCGGCGAATGGCCGCCCGTCAGGATTTACGTTTGGCGGACGGAGCCTGATCGAGAATCTTGCCAATCACCAGATCAAGGCGCTTACGACGAACATCCGGAGCAGCGGTGTTGTCGAGCTTCGCTTCGGCGCTGCCCGTCCAGATCATCTTTGAATTGCTGGGAGACGAGGCGACGATGTCCAGTCGCCCTTCCAGATACATCGGCTTCGTGAAGTCGTTCACGTCCGCGCGAGGGCGTTTCCTCGCCACATAGTCGATCCAGAAATCGGGTTTGCCATTCGCCGCGACCTTCTCAAGGCCTTTCTTCGCGAGGTGAGCGTCAACGACTTCCCGGATGAGGCGATCCGCATCAGGATTCTCCGGACGTCCCTCACCGGTGGTCCGTGAGGAGTCGGGGGCCCATGCATAGGAGTGCACCTCGTCCGCGAAGCGAACGCCGGGGCCATAAACGGAACTCACATTCACCCATTCGCTGCATCCGGCGGCCAGGATCATGACAGCCAGGAGCGCACCATGAACGATCCGTGTCTTCCCCATCGGTTTTCCTCCCGTATGAACAGTATTCCGGGCCTGCCACCGCGACGATTCCGCCGCACCTTACCTCCGGTCTTCGGCTCACTCCGTGGCCAAGCGGGCCTTCCCTCTCACCGGCGGGTCATACCGCGCCGTCGTGTCAGCCAAGTATCCATCCCGGCCTTGTTTGCGTTATCGGCTGCGGCCCCAAGGCAACCGCATGCTACAAGACGACGGGAGTCCGTGCAAACCACAAACCAGCGAACCGACGATCACCATGGTCGCTCCATCGTCGCTGCCAGAACGACCACCACCCTCGCTACGGCACGCCGGTCCCTTGGGCTTACTTGGCCGCTACTCGCGCATCCCGACCGACACCCCCCATCTCCTCTACCGAGTCTGACTCATCGCCTTCTCCTCGCGCGTCGTTCTTTCCGACCGCTTCGACAAAACCGCCATCCGTCGGCTGCCAACGATCAGAACTCCACCTTATAGCGGTTGGTCAATTCGATCCCGATCTTCCCCATATCCGCTTTGACACCCTTGAAAATCTCTTCGGCCTGGTTGAGAGTCTTGGCTCGTTCCTCCCGAACGACCTTCGCACGTTCCTCCTCCGTTCCGGTCGCCCGGCCATGAATCTGCACCATCCCTTCGGTCATGGCCCGGGCCGCGTCGTTCAGCCGAGCGCTCACCTCGACCGCGAACTTGGCCAAGTCCGGATCGACGTTGAGGATGGGCAACCGGCTGATCTCGTTCGCATCTCGGTTGATCCACGTGGCCACGTCGGAAAGCACCCCCCCTCGTCCGCCCCGGGCCTTCGTCTGTAGCTTGTCAACGATCTCCTTCACCGTCTTGAAGTACTGCTGCGAGGCCGAGATCTTCGCTTCCCTCTGGTCTCCGCCCGGCTTGCCGGACGCCGCCTGGCCTACCCCGCTCGGGGCCGGCGGGTCCACGACGCTGATCAGGCGTCGGAGACTTTCGGTGGACAGCTTCCCCTCAAACGAAATCTGCTT
The window above is part of the Phycisphaerae bacterium genome. Proteins encoded here:
- the pyk gene encoding pyruvate kinase, translated to MSASIRRTKIVATLGPASNSAAVIRQLIQAGMDVARFNFSHGSYDDHAKTLACLREASRELDRPVTVLQDLQGPKIRVGQLPPPGEIQLDPGSVVTLVPLDDFKGQAGTIPIDYPHLADEAKADMQVLLADGAFELRIARVVGRGVECRVIQGGALKSRKGVNFPDLRLRLPSLTPKDKEDLEFGLSQNVDVVSLSFVRSAEDIRTLKSLIAEKGLFKPVVAKIEKPQAIEHLDEIVEETHCVMVARGDLGVEMSPEKVPLLQKQIIEKCNRRGKPVITATQMLESMIQEARPTRAEASDVANAIIDGTDAVMLSGETAVGAHPVQAVEMMVRIAEEVEEKIEFKNYPPTGNTQTQALTEAIRTVEQVLKPRCIVVLTASGYTAARVASERPRSPVFAVTNQPRVYHALNLVWGLRPLLIDRQADTFEGLNALAEATLQGRKLVASGDTILILGGIPAMQPRGTNFLKVHKVT
- a CDS encoding DUF4136 domain-containing protein encodes the protein MILAAGCSEWVNVSSVYGPGVRFADEVHSYAWAPDSSRTTGEGRPENPDADRLIREVVDAHLAKKGLEKVAANGKPDFWIDYVARKRPRADVNDFTKPMYLEGRLDIVASSPSNSKMIWTGSAEAKLDNTAAPDVRRKRLDLVIGKILDQAPSAKRKS
- a CDS encoding 4-vinyl reductase encodes the protein MFKEERTEPIFEWAMLGKVDTGRPNLGFTAHVAVYRLMQFTLRDVLIRQHGVEAADRVFYDAGELAGKHFYENLITKRGSFAEFVAELQDVLREMGIGILRIERGDMENLTFTLTVAEDLDCSGLPACDERICTYDEGFISGLLSAHTGRKFRVKEVDCWCSGDRVCRFDVKAVW